A DNA window from Micromonospora sp. NBC_01739 contains the following coding sequences:
- a CDS encoding YlbL family protein, which translates to MRRRGVTVLLGALLTALLSIGVLGAPVPYVVLGPGPTVDTLGQEDGKEVIQVSGRETSTSTGQLRLTTVGVQPSVKLRTAIQGWLDDDQAVVPRELVYPPGESREQVEQRNAEDFQVSQTSAETAALRKLGYEVQVVVRGVSADGPAVGLLQEGDVITSVDGEAVPLASRLTELIRAKPAGTPLRIGFTREGVADTATIATREIDGRPRIGVDIGQQQPHPFTLSFDLKDIGGPSAGLMFALGIIDKLTPEDLTGGRIIAGTGTIDDSGRVGPIGGIPQKLVGAKEAGATAFLVPAANCAEAVRNRQPDLPLVKVGSLDEALAALETLRAGGEPTHC; encoded by the coding sequence ATGAGACGTCGAGGCGTGACCGTCCTGCTCGGTGCTCTGCTCACCGCTCTACTCAGCATCGGGGTGCTCGGTGCGCCCGTCCCGTACGTGGTGCTCGGTCCCGGTCCGACCGTGGACACCCTCGGGCAGGAGGACGGCAAGGAGGTCATCCAGGTTTCCGGACGGGAGACCTCCACCTCGACCGGTCAACTCCGGCTGACCACGGTGGGGGTGCAGCCCAGCGTCAAGCTGCGGACCGCCATCCAGGGGTGGCTGGACGACGATCAGGCGGTGGTGCCGCGCGAGCTGGTCTACCCGCCGGGGGAGAGCCGGGAGCAGGTCGAGCAGCGCAACGCCGAGGACTTCCAGGTCTCCCAGACCAGTGCGGAGACCGCCGCGCTGCGCAAGCTCGGCTACGAGGTCCAGGTCGTCGTCCGGGGGGTCTCCGCCGACGGTCCGGCGGTCGGGTTGCTCCAGGAGGGTGACGTGATCACCTCCGTGGACGGCGAGGCGGTGCCGCTGGCCTCCCGGCTGACCGAACTGATCAGGGCCAAGCCGGCCGGCACCCCGCTGCGGATCGGCTTCACCCGCGAGGGGGTGGCCGACACCGCCACGATCGCCACCCGGGAGATCGACGGTCGCCCCCGCATCGGGGTGGACATCGGGCAGCAGCAGCCGCATCCGTTCACCCTCTCCTTCGACCTCAAGGACATCGGGGGTCCCAGCGCGGGCCTGATGTTCGCCCTGGGGATCATCGACAAGTTGACCCCGGAGGATCTGACCGGCGGCCGGATCATCGCCGGCACCGGCACCATCGACGACTCCGGGCGGGTCGGTCCGATCGGCGGCATCCCGCAGAAGCTGGTCGGGGCCAAGGAGGCCGGTGCCACCGCCTTCCTGGTGCCGGCGGCCAACTGTGCCGAGGCGGTACGCAACCGGCAGCCCGACCTGCCGTTGGTCAAAGTGGGTTCGCTCGATGAGGCCCTGGCGGCGCTGGAGACCCTGCGGGCCGGCGGCGAGCCGACCCACTGCTGA
- a CDS encoding DUF5709 domain-containing protein yields the protein MREDEYPAPLSDPEADGLPDTADDDSTAGDDVLTGREADGPAPAQLPGDRVPVAVDEFGVTADEQLDGESLDYKLSREQFELPVDDPLAAPVDPDIAAEADSREQAAQAQLDADVMEPGPTSDPNSPVSLYDHGQLGTTEDDVGRLVQPDEGTHTDQEADSIAYDAGAAGGGASAEELAVNETRPPRAV from the coding sequence ATGCGCGAAGACGAGTACCCCGCCCCGCTGTCCGACCCCGAGGCCGACGGTCTGCCCGACACCGCCGATGACGACTCGACGGCCGGGGACGACGTCTTGACCGGACGGGAAGCGGACGGCCCGGCGCCCGCCCAGTTGCCCGGTGACCGCGTACCGGTGGCCGTCGACGAGTTCGGGGTCACCGCCGACGAGCAGCTCGACGGTGAGTCGCTGGACTACAAGCTGAGCCGGGAGCAGTTCGAGCTGCCGGTGGACGACCCCCTGGCCGCCCCGGTGGACCCGGACATCGCGGCCGAGGCGGACAGTCGGGAGCAGGCCGCGCAGGCGCAGCTCGACGCCGACGTGATGGAGCCCGGTCCGACCTCCGACCCGAACTCCCCGGTCTCCCTCTACGACCACGGGCAACTGGGCACCACGGAGGACGACGTGGGCCGCTTGGTCCAGCCGGACGAGGGCACCCACACCGATCAGGAAGCCGACTCGATCGCGTACGACGCGGGAGCCGCCGGCGGCGGCGCCAGCGCCGAGGAGTTGGCCGTCAACGAGACCCGGCCGCCCCGGGCGGTCTGA
- a CDS encoding SDR family oxidoreductase → MPLARPLRDSTVVITGASSGIGTATAYALARSGCRVVLAARTEPALQRVAQGCAELGAQALVVPTDITDPAAVERLAASAVARFGRIDAWVNNAAVGVVGLFDEIPVTEFRRVLEVDLLGTAYGMRAALPHLAAAGGGVVVNNASVLAEVAMPYQSAYNAAKHGIRGLTDTVRQELRLTGRGAISICTVLPAAIDTPFFRHAANHTGRILAPPPPVYPPELVAETIVRLLRRPRREAYAGGAARLIGLQWRLAPALAERALAWYAGRTQLGLAVRPPSAGNVFRPAGEGIPVGGWQGRRRQLIRMTAALGLAAARSAVDTVAAFARQRREVR, encoded by the coding sequence ATGCCTCTGGCCCGACCGCTCCGCGACAGCACGGTGGTGATCACCGGCGCCTCCAGCGGCATCGGCACGGCAACCGCGTACGCCCTGGCGCGCAGCGGGTGCCGGGTGGTGCTGGCCGCCCGCACCGAGCCGGCGTTGCAGCGGGTGGCCCAGGGCTGCGCCGAGCTGGGCGCGCAGGCCCTGGTCGTACCGACGGACATCACCGACCCGGCGGCGGTCGAGCGGTTGGCCGCCAGCGCGGTGGCCCGGTTCGGCCGCATCGACGCCTGGGTCAACAACGCGGCGGTAGGGGTGGTCGGACTCTTCGACGAGATCCCGGTGACGGAGTTCCGCCGGGTGCTGGAGGTGGATCTGCTCGGCACCGCCTACGGTATGCGGGCCGCCCTGCCGCACCTGGCCGCGGCCGGCGGGGGTGTGGTGGTCAACAACGCCTCTGTGCTGGCCGAGGTGGCCATGCCGTACCAGTCCGCCTACAACGCCGCCAAACACGGCATCCGGGGCCTGACCGACACGGTACGCCAGGAACTGCGGCTGACCGGTCGGGGTGCCATCTCGATCTGCACGGTGCTGCCGGCCGCCATCGACACCCCCTTCTTCCGGCACGCCGCCAACCACACCGGCCGGATCCTGGCCCCGCCGCCACCGGTCTACCCTCCGGAGCTGGTCGCGGAGACGATCGTGCGGCTGCTGCGCCGTCCGCGCCGGGAGGCGTACGCCGGGGGCGCGGCCCGGTTGATCGGCCTCCAGTGGCGGCTGGCCCCGGCGTTGGCCGAACGCGCCCTAGCCTGGTACGCCGGGCGCACCCAGTTGGGCCTGGCCGTCCGCCCACCCAGCGCGGGCAATGTCTTCCGCCCGGCCGGGGAGGGCATCCCGGTCGGTGGTTGGCAGGGCCGCCGCCGTCAGCTGATCCGGATGACCGCCGCCCTGGGCCTGGCCGCCGCCCGCAGCGCGGTCGACACCGTGGCGGCGTTCGCCCGCCAGCGTCGTGAGGTGCGCTGA
- a CDS encoding M48 metallopeptidase family protein yields the protein MAGPRKPVVEVRRSQRRRRTVSAYRDGERVVVLIPDQFSRAEESEWVDRMLARLAAREGRLARSDGELLARADRLINLYLTEYGSQALPASVRWVSNQNGRWGSCTPADRSIRLSHRLQDMPDWVLDYVLLHELVHLIVPSHNADFWALVGRYAKTERARGYLEGVAAVSGVP from the coding sequence ATGGCTGGGCCGCGGAAGCCGGTCGTCGAGGTACGGCGCAGCCAGCGCCGGCGACGCACGGTGTCCGCCTACCGCGACGGTGAGCGCGTCGTCGTCCTCATCCCGGACCAGTTCTCCCGGGCCGAGGAGAGCGAGTGGGTCGACCGGATGCTCGCCCGGCTCGCCGCCCGGGAGGGCCGCCTGGCCCGCTCCGACGGGGAACTGCTGGCCCGAGCCGACCGGCTGATCAATCTCTATCTGACGGAGTACGGCAGCCAGGCCCTGCCGGCCAGTGTCCGGTGGGTGAGCAACCAGAACGGCCGTTGGGGCTCCTGCACCCCGGCGGACCGGTCCATCCGGTTGTCCCACCGACTCCAGGACATGCCGGACTGGGTCCTCGACTACGTGCTGCTGCACGAACTCGTGCACCTCATCGTGCCCAGCCACAACGCTGACTTCTGGGCCCTGGTCGGCAGGTACGCCAAGACCGAACGCGCCCGAGGCTATCTGGAGGGCGTGGCGGCCGTCTCCGGCGTTCCCTGA
- a CDS encoding UPF0182 family membrane protein, which produces MRSSSPLPRMSRRGRVTVGVLIGVFVLFTLLGWGVQAWTDWLWFSEVDYTQVFTGVLLTRLVLFLAGAAAMAAIVGGNLWLAQRLRPRNRPHSPEQATLERYRMLLGPRLGMWIALAAAIVGLFAGLSAQSRWNQWLLFRNGGDFGVNDPEFGTDIGFYIFQLPFWRFLLGLGFTAVVLALIGSLAVHYLFGGVRLQGVGDRMTNAARAHLSSLVAVFVLLKAVAYVLDRRSMLLEYNDGVGVYGAGYADINALLPAKEILAYISVVVAIAIIVFSNAWMRNLVWPGISLALLGVSAVAIGGIYPWAVQTFEVKPSARDKEAPYIERSIQATRASFGLDIAQHTPYAASNLTPPESLATDTSVVSNVRLLDPQLVSETYTQLQQVRGFYDFGPKLDIDRYTVENQTQDYVVGVREINYGELTAQQSNWINRHTVYTHGYGVVAAPANRVVCGGQPYFVSGFLGDRAQESCSSPTDLIPASQPRIYYGERMQGSDYAIVGKPNPDANPAEFDRPAGETGEGRESYYTYTGSGGVEIGSFTRRLLYAIKEQEANFLLSEAVNENSKLLYVRNARDRVEKVAPFLTLDGDPYPAIVDGRVQWIVDGYTTAATYPYAERVNLQQETTDELTGRGTIQLARENVNYIRNSVKATVDAYDGTVTLYEFDENDPVLKAWNKAFGGDLIKPRAEIPESLAAHFRYPADLFKVQRNLLTRFHVTTPGDFYSGQDFWQVPNVPDAPDSEVKQPPYYLYTQFPEQDAPTFQLTSAVTPNGRQNLAALISGSYQDGKPRLQVLELPDQTRVSGPVQVHQQMTNNANIRQQLNLLSSNQAQVQYGNLLSLPFGNGMLYVEPVYVKSNQTDAYPLLQKVLMSYGDGGSFVVLADNPSDGIKQLVEQGKRAAAGNPPPATEPPAGDEEPGATPSPTPSATPPAGDAPPMTGDLATAANRVQAAITEVRAAQTSGDFERYGRALKELDEALTAFQQAQQTANGGGAPASTPSPTG; this is translated from the coding sequence ATGCGTAGCAGCAGCCCCCTGCCGAGGATGAGCCGACGTGGACGCGTCACGGTCGGCGTATTGATCGGGGTGTTCGTCCTGTTCACCCTGCTGGGCTGGGGGGTGCAGGCCTGGACAGACTGGCTCTGGTTCTCCGAGGTCGACTACACCCAGGTCTTCACCGGGGTCCTGCTCACCCGGCTGGTGCTCTTCCTGGCCGGCGCGGCAGCGATGGCGGCCATCGTCGGGGGGAACCTCTGGCTGGCCCAACGGCTGCGGCCCCGCAACCGGCCGCATTCGCCGGAACAGGCCACCCTTGAGCGTTACCGGATGCTGCTCGGCCCCCGGCTGGGGATGTGGATCGCGCTGGCCGCGGCGATCGTGGGTCTGTTCGCCGGGCTGTCCGCGCAGAGCCGCTGGAACCAGTGGCTGCTCTTCCGCAACGGCGGCGACTTCGGCGTCAACGATCCCGAGTTCGGTACGGACATCGGCTTCTACATCTTCCAGTTGCCGTTCTGGCGCTTCCTGCTCGGCCTGGGCTTCACCGCCGTGGTGCTGGCCCTGATCGGCTCGCTGGCGGTGCACTACCTGTTCGGCGGGGTGCGGCTGCAGGGCGTGGGCGACCGGATGACCAACGCCGCCCGGGCTCACCTGAGTTCCCTGGTGGCGGTCTTCGTCCTGCTCAAGGCGGTCGCCTACGTGCTGGACCGGCGTTCCATGCTGCTGGAGTACAACGACGGGGTGGGGGTCTACGGCGCCGGGTACGCCGACATCAACGCCCTGCTGCCGGCCAAGGAGATCCTCGCCTACATCTCCGTGGTGGTGGCGATCGCGATCATCGTGTTCTCCAACGCCTGGATGCGCAACCTGGTCTGGCCGGGCATCTCCCTGGCCCTGCTCGGGGTCTCCGCGGTGGCGATCGGCGGCATCTACCCCTGGGCGGTGCAGACCTTCGAGGTCAAGCCGAGCGCCCGGGACAAGGAGGCGCCCTACATCGAGCGCAGCATCCAGGCCACCCGGGCCTCCTTCGGGTTGGACATCGCCCAGCACACCCCGTACGCGGCCAGCAATTTGACCCCACCGGAGAGCCTGGCCACCGACACCTCGGTGGTGTCGAACGTCCGGTTGCTCGACCCGCAACTGGTCAGCGAGACCTACACCCAGTTGCAGCAGGTCCGTGGCTTCTACGACTTCGGCCCGAAGCTGGACATCGACCGGTACACCGTCGAGAACCAGACCCAGGACTACGTGGTCGGCGTACGCGAGATCAACTACGGCGAGCTGACCGCCCAGCAGAGCAACTGGATCAACCGGCACACGGTCTACACCCACGGGTACGGGGTGGTGGCCGCTCCCGCCAACCGGGTGGTCTGCGGTGGTCAGCCGTACTTCGTCTCCGGCTTCCTCGGCGACCGGGCGCAGGAGTCCTGCTCCTCGCCCACCGACCTGATCCCGGCCAGCCAGCCCCGGATCTACTACGGCGAGCGGATGCAGGGCAGCGACTACGCCATCGTCGGCAAGCCCAACCCGGACGCCAACCCGGCCGAGTTCGACCGGCCGGCCGGCGAGACCGGTGAGGGTCGCGAGTCGTACTACACCTACACCGGTTCCGGCGGCGTCGAGATCGGTTCGTTCACCCGGCGCCTGCTCTACGCCATCAAGGAGCAGGAGGCGAACTTCCTGCTCTCCGAGGCGGTCAACGAGAACTCCAAGCTGCTCTACGTGCGTAACGCCCGGGACCGGGTGGAGAAGGTAGCCCCCTTCCTGACCCTGGACGGCGACCCCTACCCGGCGATCGTCGACGGCCGGGTGCAGTGGATCGTGGACGGTTACACCACCGCGGCCACCTACCCGTACGCGGAGCGGGTCAACCTCCAGCAGGAGACCACGGACGAGTTGACCGGCCGGGGCACCATCCAGCTGGCCCGGGAGAACGTCAACTACATCCGCAACTCCGTGAAGGCGACCGTCGACGCGTACGACGGCACGGTCACCCTCTACGAGTTCGACGAGAACGACCCCGTGCTCAAGGCGTGGAACAAGGCCTTCGGCGGTGACCTGATCAAGCCGCGCGCCGAGATCCCGGAGTCCCTGGCGGCCCACTTCCGCTACCCCGCGGACCTGTTCAAGGTGCAGCGCAACCTGCTCACCCGGTTCCATGTCACCACCCCGGGCGACTTCTACTCCGGGCAGGACTTCTGGCAGGTGCCGAACGTGCCGGACGCGCCGGACAGCGAGGTCAAGCAGCCGCCGTACTACCTCTACACCCAGTTCCCCGAGCAGGACGCGCCGACCTTCCAGCTGACCAGCGCGGTCACTCCGAACGGCCGGCAGAACCTGGCGGCGTTGATCTCCGGGTCGTACCAGGACGGGAAGCCCAGGTTGCAGGTGCTGGAGTTGCCCGACCAGACCCGGGTCTCCGGCCCGGTGCAGGTGCACCAGCAGATGACCAACAACGCCAACATCCGGCAGCAGTTGAACCTGCTCTCCTCCAACCAGGCCCAGGTGCAGTACGGCAACCTGCTCTCCCTGCCCTTCGGCAACGGGATGCTGTACGTCGAGCCGGTGTACGTCAAGAGCAACCAGACCGACGCGTACCCGCTGCTGCAGAAGGTGTTGATGTCCTACGGTGACGGCGGTTCCTTCGTGGTCCTGGCCGACAACCCGAGCGACGGCATCAAGCAGTTGGTCGAGCAGGGCAAGCGGGCCGCCGCCGGTAACCCGCCACCGGCCACCGAGCCGCCGGCCGGGGACGAGGAGCCTGGGGCCACCCCGTCGCCGACTCCCTCGGCCACCCCGCCGGCCGGTGACGCGCCGCCGATGACCGGCGACCTGGCGACGGCCGCCAACCGGGTGCAGGCCGCGATCACGGAGGTGCGGGCCGCGCAGACCTCGGGCGACTTCGAGCGGTACGGCCGCGCGTTGAAGGAGTTGGACGAGGCCCTCACCGCCTTCCAGCAGGCCCAACAGACGGCCAATGGGGGCGGGGCCCCCGCGAGCACCCCGTCACCGACCGGCTGA
- a CDS encoding DUF5679 domain-containing protein, with protein sequence MADQAQSYNGYCVKCKEKRDFEGRVEVSKTGMNMAKGKCPVCGTTVNRILGKAKV encoded by the coding sequence GTGGCCGACCAGGCCCAGAGCTACAACGGTTACTGCGTCAAGTGCAAGGAGAAGCGGGATTTCGAGGGCCGCGTGGAGGTCTCGAAGACCGGCATGAACATGGCCAAGGGCAAGTGTCCGGTGTGCGGCACAACAGTGAACCGCATCCTGGGCAAGGCCAAGGTCTGA
- a CDS encoding zinc-dependent metalloprotease, protein MPDIPFGFALPGGQPPDPNDPAQMQQFMSQLQHLLSAPGSGPVNWDLARQVAASQLAASGDPAVSPYERNAVEEALRIADLWLEPASALPSGIRTVVAWNRNEWIFKTLDVWRKLCDPVASRMVGAMGDLVPPEARAQLGPMQSMVATLGGALFGGQLGQALGSLAAEVLSVGDIGLPLGPAGTAALIPANIRSYGEGLELPEDEVRLYVALREAAHQRLFEHVPWLRGHVLNAVETYAAGIRVNREAIEEAMGRVDPTDPESMQAIALEGIFTPEDSPTQKASLARLETALALVEGWVCHVVDGAAAGRLPNVVALGEAFRRRRAAGGPAEQTFAALVGLELRPRRLREAAALWAALTEHRGIGGRDALWGHPDLLPSDDDFADPVAFAMTDVDLMAELESFDFTAPGGPEEKAPGEQNRRDDDPKGGDTPS, encoded by the coding sequence GTGCCTGATATTCCGTTCGGTTTCGCGCTACCAGGTGGGCAGCCGCCCGACCCCAACGACCCCGCGCAGATGCAGCAGTTCATGTCGCAGTTGCAGCACCTGCTCTCCGCGCCGGGAAGCGGGCCGGTCAACTGGGACCTGGCCCGCCAGGTCGCGGCCAGCCAACTGGCCGCGTCGGGCGACCCGGCGGTCTCGCCGTACGAACGCAACGCCGTAGAGGAGGCGCTGCGCATCGCCGACCTCTGGCTGGAGCCGGCCTCCGCGCTGCCCTCGGGCATCCGGACCGTGGTGGCCTGGAACCGCAACGAATGGATCTTCAAGACCCTCGATGTCTGGCGCAAGCTGTGCGACCCGGTGGCCAGCCGCATGGTCGGCGCGATGGGTGACCTGGTGCCGCCGGAGGCCCGCGCCCAACTGGGCCCGATGCAGTCGATGGTCGCCACCCTGGGCGGCGCCCTCTTCGGCGGCCAGCTGGGCCAGGCCCTCGGCTCGCTCGCCGCGGAGGTGCTCTCCGTCGGTGACATCGGCCTGCCCCTCGGCCCGGCCGGCACGGCCGCCCTGATCCCGGCCAACATCCGCAGCTACGGCGAGGGCCTGGAGCTACCCGAGGACGAGGTACGCCTCTACGTGGCTCTACGCGAGGCGGCACACCAGCGGCTGTTCGAGCATGTGCCGTGGCTGCGCGGGCATGTCCTCAACGCCGTCGAGACGTACGCCGCCGGCATCCGGGTCAACCGGGAGGCGATCGAAGAGGCGATGGGCCGGGTCGACCCGACCGATCCGGAGTCGATGCAGGCCATCGCGCTGGAAGGCATCTTCACCCCGGAGGACAGCCCCACTCAGAAGGCGTCACTGGCCCGGCTGGAGACCGCCCTGGCCCTGGTCGAGGGCTGGGTCTGCCACGTGGTCGACGGCGCGGCCGCCGGCCGGTTGCCGAACGTGGTGGCGCTGGGCGAGGCCTTCCGTCGGCGCCGGGCCGCCGGTGGGCCGGCCGAGCAGACCTTCGCCGCCCTGGTCGGGCTGGAGCTGCGACCCCGCCGACTGCGGGAGGCCGCGGCGCTGTGGGCGGCGCTCACCGAGCACCGGGGCATCGGCGGCCGGGACGCCCTGTGGGGGCACCCGGACCTGCTGCCCTCCGACGACGACTTCGCCGACCCGGTGGCCTTCGCCATGACCGATGTCGACCTGATGGCCGAGCTGGAGAGCTTCGACTTCACCGCCCCCGGCGGCCCGGAGGAGAAGGCCCCCGGCGAGCAGAACCGCCGAGACGACGACCCCAAGGGCGGCGACACCCCCTCCTGA
- a CDS encoding response regulator transcription factor, which produces MVVDDHPMWREGVARDLAEAGHEVVASCGEGRQAVRVVAAARPDVVVLDLQLPDISGVEVIRGVRAAWPSARVLMLSASGEQQGVLDAVKAGATGYLLKSAGHAEFLDAVRRTAAGEPVFTPGLAGLVLGEYRRLAAAGGPQSQQDDGTPRLTERETEVLRLVAKGMSYKQIAGRLGLSHRTVQNHVQNTLGKLQLHNRVELTRYAIERGLDD; this is translated from the coding sequence ATGGTGGTCGACGACCACCCGATGTGGCGCGAAGGGGTGGCCCGGGATCTGGCCGAGGCAGGCCACGAGGTGGTGGCCAGTTGCGGCGAGGGCCGCCAGGCGGTCCGGGTGGTGGCCGCCGCCCGCCCCGACGTGGTGGTGCTGGATCTGCAACTGCCGGACATCTCCGGGGTGGAGGTGATCCGTGGGGTCCGTGCGGCCTGGCCGTCGGCCCGGGTGCTGATGCTCTCCGCCAGCGGCGAGCAGCAGGGGGTGCTGGACGCGGTGAAGGCCGGGGCCACCGGCTATCTGCTGAAGTCCGCCGGGCACGCCGAGTTCCTGGACGCGGTACGGCGCACCGCCGCGGGGGAGCCGGTCTTCACCCCCGGTCTGGCCGGGCTGGTGCTCGGCGAGTACCGCCGGTTGGCGGCTGCCGGTGGGCCTCAGTCGCAGCAGGACGACGGCACCCCCCGGCTCACCGAACGGGAGACCGAGGTGCTCCGGCTGGTGGCCAAGGGGATGTCCTACAAGCAGATCGCCGGCCGGCTGGGCCTGTCCCACCGCACGGTCCAGAACCACGTGCAGAACACCCTGGGCAAGTTGCAACTGCACAACCGGGTGGAGCTGACCCGCTACGCGATCGAGCGGGGCCTGGACGACTAG
- a CDS encoding phosphoribosylaminoimidazolesuccinocarboxamide synthase, whose translation MELLHSGKVRDVYADGDDLILVASDRISVYDVVLPTPIPDKGKLLTALSLWWFEQLADLVPNHVISATEVPAEFAGRAIRCRRLEMVPIECVARGFLTGGGLKEYERTGAVSGVELPRGLVEASVLPEPIFTPSTKAPVGEHDQPMTFAEVVDKVGAQTAERLRQLTIDVYCRGTELAAERGILVADTKIELGWAADGTLVLGDEVLTPDSSRFWPAESYQPGRTQFSYDKQYVRDWAAGSGWNKQAPAPEVPPEVVEATRARYVDVYETLTGKRWE comes from the coding sequence GTGGAACTTCTGCATTCGGGCAAGGTGAGGGACGTCTACGCCGACGGCGACGACCTGATTCTGGTCGCCTCGGACCGCATCTCCGTCTATGACGTGGTGCTGCCGACCCCCATCCCGGACAAGGGCAAGCTGCTCACCGCGCTGTCGCTGTGGTGGTTCGAGCAACTGGCCGACCTGGTGCCCAACCACGTCATCTCGGCCACCGAGGTACCGGCGGAGTTCGCCGGCCGGGCGATCCGGTGTCGTCGGCTGGAGATGGTGCCCATCGAGTGCGTGGCCCGAGGCTTCCTGACCGGTGGGGGTCTGAAGGAGTACGAGCGCACCGGCGCGGTCTCCGGTGTCGAGTTGCCGCGCGGGCTGGTGGAGGCATCCGTCCTGCCCGAGCCGATCTTCACCCCTTCGACGAAGGCGCCGGTGGGTGAGCACGACCAGCCGATGACCTTCGCCGAGGTCGTCGACAAGGTAGGGGCCCAGACCGCCGAACGGTTGCGTCAGTTGACCATCGACGTCTACTGCCGCGGCACCGAGCTGGCCGCGGAGCGGGGCATCCTGGTCGCCGACACCAAGATCGAGCTGGGTTGGGCGGCGGACGGCACCCTGGTCCTCGGCGATGAGGTGCTCACCCCGGATTCCTCGCGGTTCTGGCCGGCCGAGTCGTACCAGCCCGGCCGGACCCAGTTCTCCTACGACAAGCAGTACGTCCGGGACTGGGCCGCCGGTAGCGGTTGGAACAAGCAGGCCCCGGCGCCGGAGGTGCCGCCCGAGGTGGTCGAGGCCACCCGTGCCCGCTATGTGGACGTCTACGAGACCCTCACCGGCAAGCGCTGGGAGTAG
- the macS gene encoding MacS family sensor histidine kinase, giving the protein MPTPGGFEIPLWRAVAVFRVASLAYVCVIVARDADRYAHPFAAGALVLAMAAWTLATAIGYAAPSRRGWPLLLADLGVIVAILLVTPWVMGREAIEAGLPTLAVAWLSGPVLAWAVSGGRRRGVTAALVIGGTDLLTRGMVTPTAINGAILMLLAGVVVGYVARLAVRAEQRLQQAVELEAATRERERLARDIHDSVLQVLALVSRRGERLDGEAGELARLAGEQEAALRALISDAGPRVTDGPMDLRELLGRYASASVSLSTPATPVLLAPPVARELAAATGAALDNVARHGGGRAWVLVEDEGATVTVSIRDEGPGFPPQRLTEAAAQGRLGVAQAIRGRLADLGGTATISSVPGSGTEVELTVSRRRP; this is encoded by the coding sequence GTGCCCACGCCCGGTGGTTTCGAGATCCCACTCTGGCGTGCCGTCGCGGTCTTCCGGGTGGCATCGCTGGCGTACGTCTGTGTGATCGTTGCCCGCGACGCGGACCGGTACGCCCACCCGTTCGCCGCCGGTGCGCTGGTGCTGGCGATGGCGGCCTGGACCCTCGCCACCGCGATCGGCTACGCGGCGCCCAGCCGGCGCGGCTGGCCGTTGCTCCTCGCCGACCTGGGCGTCATCGTGGCCATTCTGCTGGTCACCCCCTGGGTGATGGGCCGGGAGGCGATTGAGGCCGGGCTGCCGACCCTGGCGGTCGCCTGGTTGAGCGGGCCGGTGTTGGCCTGGGCGGTCTCCGGTGGACGGCGTCGTGGGGTGACCGCCGCCCTGGTCATCGGCGGCACCGACCTGCTGACCCGGGGCATGGTCACCCCTACCGCGATCAACGGCGCCATCCTGATGCTGCTGGCCGGGGTGGTGGTCGGGTATGTCGCCCGGCTGGCGGTCCGGGCCGAGCAGCGGTTGCAACAGGCCGTGGAACTGGAGGCGGCCACCCGGGAACGGGAGCGACTGGCCCGCGACATCCACGACTCCGTGCTCCAGGTGCTGGCCCTGGTGTCCCGCCGAGGGGAGCGACTCGACGGGGAGGCCGGTGAGCTGGCCCGGTTGGCCGGCGAGCAGGAGGCGGCCCTGCGGGCGTTGATCTCCGATGCGGGTCCGCGCGTCACCGACGGGCCGATGGACCTGCGGGAACTGCTCGGCCGGTACGCCTCGGCCAGCGTTTCGCTGTCCACCCCGGCCACCCCGGTGCTGCTTGCCCCGCCGGTGGCGCGGGAACTGGCCGCCGCCACCGGGGCCGCTCTGGACAATGTGGCCCGGCACGGCGGAGGACGGGCCTGGGTGCTGGTCGAGGATGAGGGTGCGACCGTGACCGTGTCGATCCGGGACGAGGGGCCGGGTTTCCCTCCGCAGCGGCTCACCGAGGCCGCCGCCCAGGGCCGGCTGGGGGTGGCTCAGGCCATCCGGGGTCGACTGGCCGACCTGGGTGGGACCGCCACGATCAGTTCCGTGCCGGGCAGTGGTACCGAGGTCGAACTCACCGTGTCGAGGAGGAGACCGTGA